The bacterium DNA segment GAGAAATCAGGGAAAAGGGGAAAAAGTATTCTTATTTTAGTAAGAAAATCATATTATTTAGAATGTCATTGACAACTGATGAAACCTTCTGCTACCTAATTCCCCTACCCCTCTCCTTTCTCCCCATTTCCCCTTTTCTCCTTATGGACACCTGAACGCTTACAAATCCTCCAACACCTCGAATTTGGCGAATTGGATCATATGGCTCAGCTACCAATCCAATAGATGCTACTTTATCTGCTGAGAAAACACTACCTGCTAAGCCTGTATCAATAAGTACTTCTTTAATATCAAGTTTCTTACCTTGATATACTAATGTTATTGTTACAAATGGGAGCCCTTCTCGAACACGAATCTTCATCGAACACCTCGAATTCCTATCCATCTGCGTTCAGTGATATCGAGAGTTTTACGATCTGTATGCAGGACATAAAGCTCACGCTCTGGATTTTGATGATGAAGTTGACCATAACTCTGCATAGCTTGTTGGGAATTAGTAAAAACATTAACAACAGCAAGTTCATCTAAAATACGCTTATTTGCTTCAGAATGAGCCTTCACCGCTTCAATCAGAAGCCATTGACTCGGATAGTGAATGCGAATTTCTTCCCATCTCATAAAAGAAACACCTCCCAATTACAATCTTTCTTTAAACTCATATAATGCTAATAAGGGTCCTTGTTCATAATGCTTTTGGAAATATTTATCTTTCAGGAAATGATAATAATTCCAAACAGGTTGTAGGGCTTCCTTTGGGCCAATAAGACCTAACAATAGGCACACCAGGGATAAAGTATAAGGGTCTTTTATTGAGTCTAAAATTCCTAAAATCTGGTAAGAACAATCAATTTTGGACTCGTAAATTATCTGTATAGCTACCTCAACAAATGTATCATCTCGATTATCTCTCAACCTTTCAATAACTTTTGAGACTGCAGATTCCCGGAAACGGAGTATCTTTTTCTTTAGTAACCAGTGATTAAGAGGATCTGGTTTTTGCTCCATCATTTTTATTAGATTTTCGAGTTTTGTTTCTTTGTTTATCCTCTTCATCTCTTCTTTCCCTCTTTTTCCGACGGCCATTCTTACAAGTTTCGAAGCGAGCTGGTCTAAGCCCAATTCTGAGTATAAAAGAAAAGAATATAACATCCTTGCTGCAGAAAGTTCCTTGAACGGGTTTTTATCAAAAAAGTCTTCAGATAATCTCGGTGGGCCATAATGTTTCATTATCCGCTGACTTTTCCTTTCCCCTCTTAATACAGATCTTAGAAGCTTTCGTATAACTTGTTTATATCCGAACATGTTCGTTTATACTCTCATTTTAGGATGATTATCGAAGTATTTCGTCTCTGTGCACTCTGGCGTTTCTGCGGTGAATAATTACTCCGATTTTACAGGCATATTTCTTAATTCATCTGCCTTCTTTAAAGGTTTCGGCTAATAATTGGCATAGGATTTGGGTTAAAAATTCCTTATCCCTTTTCAATCTCATTTTTTGCCGAAAGCCATCAACTAATATCTTCACCCGTCTATCTCCACCATAAAGTGTATCTCTTGCCTGCCAGATTTGTTTGCCGGTTTCTACATTTACCAATCTGATACTAATTCCGACTTTACCTTTGCTATATTCAATCACCTGGCCAAGAATAACACCATGAGCACCTAACATTTTACCAATTTTGACGGCAGTTTCCTGGTCAATTCGGTTTGGGTCAAAATCCTGTTCTTTATAAAGTGTCTCAATTCTTATTCTTTCAACTAAATCAAAATCCCCTAATTTCCCCAGTTGTAGATTAAATTCATCAGTAACCTTTGGTCCGGCAGAATAATCACCGCTTGTATTTTCAAAAGGTAAAACAGCTATTCGTTGAGCGCGTAATTCAAATACTGCCTCTTTATCCACAAAAAAATTAGTTACTCGATAAGGATTTACCTGACCACAACCAGCGATAGTTAGAATCAAAAATCCCAAAATTATTTTCTTCATCTATTATCACCTCCATTACAAAATTATACGCCCAAAAATAATAATTGTCAATCTTTTTTCAATGAAATTCTGTTCTATCTTTACTTGTTTCATACATAGGATTAATAAACTTTAATATTACTCTTCCTAATTCACTGTCCATTCTTTCTATAACAGGTTTAACTATTACCCCTTCTTTTAAATGGTCACCACTGAGTAATGTATTTCCTTGAGCGAATTCTTTAATTTTATTCAAATCATATCCCCCGCGATAAAGGACAGGAACAATATGTTCACTTAAACCCAGCTGTTTCATTAATTCGATAAACTCATCCCAATTAAGATATCTTTCCGCAAAAAAAGCATCATAAAAGACTATTTTTTGTGTATTTAGCCCATATTGCAAGTTTTGGACTTTTTTACCATATACCTCGCCAAAGAGAACCGTTTTATCGGCTAATTTTTCTAATAAAATTTTATCATAGCCATTTTGTTTAATTGCCTTCCAGTATAAATTTCTCTCCTCTTCTTTCCACATCCACTTATGACCACCGACGAAGAGATTATTACCGTTTTTA contains these protein-coding regions:
- a CDS encoding CsgG/HfaB family protein, with translation MKKIILGFLILTIAGCGQVNPYRVTNFFVDKEAVFELRAQRIAVLPFENTSGDYSAGPKVTDEFNLQLGKLGDFDLVERIRIETLYKEQDFDPNRIDQETAVKIGKMLGAHGVILGQVIEYSKGKVGISIRLVNVETGKQIWQARDTLYGGDRRVKILVDGFRQKMRLKRDKEFLTQILCQLLAETFKEGR
- a CDS encoding RNA ligase (ATP); amino-acid sequence: MSESKAKVVKYKLRTHPNADTLSIADIEGVTWQVVVRTSDFAPEGTAIYIPVDTVVPETPEFEFLRDKNFRVKAIRLRGEYSYGLLIPNKDNLPVGEDVTDKIGIKKYEPPVPIDMQGEVVPYAEVDWICKYTDVERYENFPYVFKDGEEIIVTEKIHGSNLRVSKNGNNLFVGGHKWMWKEEERNLYWKAIKQNGYDKILLEKLADKTVLFGEVYGKKVQNLQYGLNTQKIVFYDAFFAERYLNWDEFIELMKQLGLSEHIVPVLYRGGYDLNKIKEFAQGNTLLSGDHLKEGVIVKPVIERMDSELGRVILKFINPMYETSKDRTEFH